One segment of Gilliamella sp. ESL0441 DNA contains the following:
- a CDS encoding SdrD B-like domain-containing protein, which translates to MNSWQKVEKRKEENLRISGEKIMRTAHNATVKKKMLRGIKQLLASAFISMATLSTAYAFDIDGKVYLDYDNTASKTEMPLTGLKVELYDSNQKLLSSVTTNQDGSYKLDAPLLGTYKVVAKTAEGETIDRSVQLIVNTGASAQNLFIKGQGGDINLAIKDGKGTGAMNIPVRLIHTASKRQTIFVSNNSGIVELKNTLKGHQYDMVVNTEDFIADSSNKIKYALWDATLPDSKNAYVDKISFNMAGKNQKGVFNVKPRNEWGVDGVVAIDQNADGIYTVDSDTGAIDMNVELYYPGTTTKVLGTKTITTTDNGRYHFRDLAVEKYDIKVTNVKAPYIALSKLEQNVTITDANGQTSGPTFLLNIDPNDTTLAGISGLVFALTSERFPEDGPDGGKKNGNTLFKTGDKPLVTPVHLYQHNGNSWSLIAKQTTNKEGAYKFRGLRANKDYKVVLEESGIDTNQFFFIGDTDGKSTSTSSESKSTHKGKVKLSNGTQDKIAPKEIIITNLNGGTKSNQNFWYSKIGPSLLGVESSLQSVDNKGSWGGEVNGMSAISTGPYINVAFFEEDGVTPATKIDGTRLYAKYLKGPDDYSRAQRARVNSDHGGIYTYKIIGYDSNYLDIQGVTQEYRVRSVANNTSATERLGGFSVVYFRGKTPNSISGYVYLNNSHVGTTGNFDPKQDVPIRYNRVVLQHKQVSTGKWENDDIAYMGTDKDGRYNFTKLPDGEYRVVIQPIFGSGSNADINDIVLERNDQNDIITKNTASIVVKVKGGQNYTKDTNFWYKLKQQDYVVKGTVYLDTYRGDGKLTVGGTADAFDKPLFDATVLLCRDNNDCTSRSGKSVLASQKTDKTGRYEFTGKDGLTKGKDFIIKVVRSDTEAVTDPKQGLAQLQTVRFDKIDLPIIHNFLMQGKGKEIRFIPINDLDGNEKFEGNGSKEQGYGIFQVQYWNGSAYQEWLTAGDFYNNLVLDRLPKGKYRIIHNQDNTNYSYIDIADKDPVTDIGVFDIEVLADGTLANNVKPRQYIMQVSKASKGITGNLYLDITGSGKKEDAVLLTSQELSKYNKDNLRVEGIFSPRVYKGYYKGDVNTILNKPDFIDKTIKYTGEFAYNQANSPRGTVYLTNMLLRLQGLDSNQFELVASGNQPKDEHLPDEVKKIEYLQVSPTLSDGASDQYWLVKLKNDTEISGRLYYDYDEDGNFNTSKNDVPIVGVTVELYRNGELYNQVKTDKSGIYSFKNLFNDTYTIKVTEQGLDVKTYELKSALDTVPNIKITSQTPKIKGGNLDFIYKKNGDAAIAGYVMVDINNNGKTDISFDKTGDLAVTKVKVKLFKKVNNTLVKYLEADTNENGYYSFSGIDLNTDYVVEVVPPSNYGVISNANLKPSKTLETISFGDIGRTIQNQSFLLAGSSNSSPSAGIASNQALNSGIAGKTIIEGTSPELPIDNVLIGLVTSNGTEIARQYTNSKGEYHFYNLPSGKYSINVVTSPDGYSLVKNSKGTTQPINTLSNIEITNTGVSGNSFYYKEASVDGIQGKIYVDFADNNTDFNKLNAFAYLLDNKAALTVELHEGLDGNGKLLMTQKTVDGKYQFSNLMFGNSANYSVVLKLDTNADYEFKQSSAGKDAKHIVIPVAKLPKKGSPDNNYLLVGKQKIGGYVWVDENGSKDRQDDEGLNGIKVTLNYQAPGTTDYVELKKVDTKTVNGKKGNYQFEKLPKGGNYQIKVSTPDGMQLIANTVIKDNKDTYEFPSLDGDKLTNSTAYKYNGTIKGHVSIDVDNSQTKTAVDGNLAGLKLSLKSSDGKLTREAITNSDGNFAVDNLSFGDWVITADNSQSVTGYQLSYTQTGNKAVAVTSKDLSLKVNLSKQNPAVNDVEIGYRGSAVIKGYVVIDANNDGKYSEKEDIAFGALSTPITPKLVLTSTKSGFVEQAIKVDAKTGLFEVKDLSQHDYVLKIDDKALESSGYKLVFSPNSTTVTNQVTFSVNGPKDTRFSAGDVAKQQAFGFKAENALKGTIYKDYSGKGTHQPYHVGTLSGVKVVATNSNGLTLEVESDSKGEYEITNIAAGSWTIRVEAPKNSGYDFSYVAQKVGGAITSITGNGAVVNIAQVSSANKITKVDFGLKGQASIEGQVVIDVNANDGAVINAQDIGIDKLFADYTVGLYVDNNLVKEVKAVSTGSTETELGNYRFENLVSGVDYQVKVSRPVTDYVSSFMLTDSKHKVTVDQTDSEMSEIYQFAGATDKATGVSFAWKGTTSIKGKVYLDGDDDGIYNASHDSSVNAALTVKLSNINNPILQTTQTIAAGEMAYEITGLIPGKWQIEVEGVPSTLRASFDPDDAHHDSKGQLMLPKTANMATVEITGNLTDQDFGYIHGGIIEGKLVEDREGKGLSSLSALTGLSGADVYLLDNTQKHLMNKENKPLSFMTNSDGKFMFRNLEINADSKYSIRLLFGEYHDGVVGSDKTNPLYEKVPYFEQYIDSNGKVVKHDLIDLATPPASIVYNGSGGMQTLPIKLNDGSSTFSATSNDIVLGYRAHNADVTVIKTALKDNVVVGDIVPYTIKVINNSSHKSRIKIKDILPSGFKFVKGSSRLNGKKVADPKGSKAVTYDSLDLTANSEVVISYMLVVGSGVTQGEYTNTAMALNALTGKVSSNIAEATVTVTADPLFDNALIFGKVYVDRNGNGVQDEGEEGLGGVKLVTTRGEIITTDTHGRYHIVGVSGGRWERGANFVIKLDPRSLPKAYKVNGRNPKVVRVSPGLPSKVDFGVTEVNQ; encoded by the coding sequence ATGAACAGTTGGCAAAAAGTTGAAAAACGAAAAGAAGAGAATTTACGCATATCAGGAGAAAAGATAATGCGAACTGCGCATAATGCAACAGTGAAAAAGAAAATGCTAAGGGGTATAAAGCAATTATTAGCCTCAGCATTTATATCGATGGCGACACTATCAACTGCGTATGCCTTTGATATAGATGGGAAAGTTTATTTAGATTACGATAATACGGCAAGCAAAACAGAAATGCCGTTAACGGGTTTAAAAGTTGAATTATATGATAGTAATCAAAAACTATTATCTAGTGTGACAACCAACCAGGATGGAAGCTATAAATTAGATGCGCCGTTACTGGGGACATATAAGGTTGTGGCAAAAACGGCAGAAGGTGAAACCATCGATCGTTCGGTACAATTGATAGTTAATACCGGTGCATCGGCTCAAAATTTATTTATTAAAGGGCAAGGCGGTGATATCAACTTAGCGATAAAAGATGGCAAAGGCACGGGAGCAATGAATATTCCTGTTAGGTTGATTCATACCGCCTCTAAAAGACAAACCATTTTTGTGTCGAATAATAGTGGTATCGTCGAACTTAAAAACACCTTAAAAGGTCATCAGTATGATATGGTGGTTAATACAGAAGATTTTATTGCAGATTCAAGTAATAAAATCAAATATGCCTTATGGGATGCAACGTTACCGGATAGCAAAAACGCCTATGTTGACAAAATTAGTTTCAATATGGCGGGTAAAAACCAAAAAGGTGTGTTTAATGTCAAACCACGTAACGAATGGGGTGTTGATGGTGTTGTCGCTATCGATCAAAATGCTGATGGGATCTATACAGTAGATTCTGATACCGGTGCAATTGATATGAATGTCGAGCTTTATTATCCTGGCACGACAACGAAAGTACTGGGTACAAAAACGATTACTACAACTGATAATGGTCGATATCATTTTAGGGATCTAGCTGTAGAAAAATATGACATTAAGGTAACCAATGTTAAAGCGCCTTATATCGCACTTAGCAAACTTGAACAAAACGTCACAATAACTGATGCAAATGGTCAAACAAGTGGTCCCACCTTTTTGTTAAACATTGATCCGAACGATACAACGTTAGCAGGTATATCTGGTCTTGTATTTGCATTAACTTCAGAACGATTCCCTGAAGACGGTCCGGATGGTGGTAAAAAAAATGGGAATACTTTATTTAAGACTGGTGATAAACCTCTTGTAACACCAGTTCATCTTTATCAACATAATGGCAATAGTTGGAGTTTAATTGCAAAACAAACCACTAATAAAGAAGGTGCTTATAAATTTAGAGGACTAAGAGCGAATAAAGATTATAAAGTCGTTTTAGAAGAATCAGGCATTGATACGAATCAATTTTTCTTTATCGGTGACACAGATGGTAAATCAACCAGTACCTCATCTGAATCAAAAAGTACTCATAAAGGTAAAGTAAAACTTAGCAATGGTACGCAAGATAAAATAGCTCCGAAAGAGATTATTATTACTAATTTAAATGGCGGTACTAAGTCAAATCAAAACTTTTGGTATTCAAAGATCGGACCGAGTTTATTAGGTGTAGAAAGTAGCTTACAGAGCGTAGATAATAAGGGAAGCTGGGGCGGCGAAGTAAATGGTATGAGTGCAATAAGTACTGGGCCTTATATAAACGTTGCTTTTTTTGAAGAAGATGGCGTCACGCCAGCGACCAAAATAGATGGGACACGCTTATATGCTAAATATCTAAAAGGCCCAGATGATTATTCGCGTGCTCAACGGGCTAGGGTTAATTCTGATCATGGTGGAATTTATACATACAAAATTATTGGATATGATTCAAATTATTTAGATATCCAAGGTGTTACACAAGAATATCGAGTAAGATCAGTTGCAAATAATACAAGTGCTACCGAAAGATTGGGTGGTTTTTCTGTTGTATATTTCAGAGGCAAAACGCCTAACTCTATTTCGGGTTATGTTTACTTAAATAATAGCCATGTTGGTACAACTGGCAACTTTGATCCTAAGCAAGATGTTCCTATTCGATATAATCGTGTCGTTTTACAACATAAGCAAGTATCTACAGGCAAATGGGAAAATGATGATATTGCTTATATGGGAACGGACAAAGATGGACGTTATAATTTTACTAAGTTACCTGATGGTGAATATAGAGTAGTTATTCAACCTATTTTTGGCTCAGGCAGTAATGCAGATATAAATGATATTGTATTAGAGCGTAATGATCAAAATGATATTATTACCAAAAATACTGCTAGTATTGTTGTTAAAGTAAAAGGTGGTCAAAACTATACTAAAGATACTAATTTCTGGTATAAGTTAAAACAACAAGATTATGTTGTTAAAGGTACTGTTTATTTAGATACTTACAGAGGAGACGGTAAACTTACTGTAGGTGGGACGGCTGACGCTTTCGATAAACCGTTGTTTGATGCAACAGTTTTATTATGTAGAGATAATAATGATTGTACTTCTCGCTCGGGTAAAAGTGTATTAGCTTCACAAAAAACCGATAAAACAGGACGTTATGAATTTACTGGAAAAGATGGACTGACAAAAGGGAAAGATTTTATCATTAAAGTTGTTCGCTCAGATACTGAGGCAGTAACAGATCCAAAACAGGGTCTTGCTCAGTTGCAAACGGTTCGTTTTGATAAAATAGATTTACCTATTATCCATAACTTTTTAATGCAAGGTAAAGGTAAAGAAATTCGATTTATTCCTATCAATGATTTAGATGGTAATGAAAAATTTGAAGGTAACGGTAGCAAAGAACAGGGTTATGGTATATTTCAAGTTCAGTATTGGAATGGAAGCGCTTACCAAGAATGGCTAACGGCTGGAGACTTTTATAATAATCTAGTTCTTGACCGTTTACCTAAAGGTAAATATCGTATTATTCATAATCAAGATAACACTAATTATAGTTATATCGATATTGCTGATAAAGATCCTGTTACAGATATAGGTGTTTTTGACATAGAAGTCTTGGCCGATGGTACTTTAGCTAATAATGTTAAGCCTCGTCAATATATTATGCAAGTATCGAAAGCATCTAAGGGAATAACAGGTAATCTCTATTTAGATATTACAGGTTCAGGAAAAAAAGAAGATGCAGTTTTATTAACTAGTCAAGAGTTATCTAAATATAATAAGGACAATCTCAGAGTAGAAGGTATTTTCTCACCTCGTGTTTATAAGGGATATTATAAAGGTGATGTCAATACTATTTTGAATAAACCTGATTTTATCGATAAAACGATAAAATACACTGGCGAATTTGCTTATAATCAAGCTAATTCACCTCGTGGTACTGTGTATCTAACTAATATGCTTCTCAGATTACAGGGTCTAGATTCAAATCAATTTGAATTAGTGGCTAGTGGTAATCAACCTAAAGACGAGCATTTACCAGATGAAGTGAAAAAAATAGAGTATTTACAGGTTTCACCTACTCTGTCTGATGGAGCATCTGATCAGTATTGGTTAGTAAAATTAAAAAATGATACCGAAATCAGTGGTCGACTTTATTATGATTATGATGAGGATGGTAACTTTAATACCAGCAAAAATGATGTGCCTATTGTTGGGGTAACAGTTGAATTGTATCGTAATGGAGAATTATATAATCAAGTTAAAACTGATAAATCGGGTATATATTCGTTTAAAAATTTATTCAATGATACTTATACTATTAAAGTTACAGAACAAGGCTTAGATGTAAAAACTTATGAACTTAAATCAGCGTTAGATACTGTACCAAATATTAAAATCACATCACAAACACCAAAAATAAAGGGTGGTAATTTAGATTTTATCTATAAGAAAAACGGTGATGCAGCTATTGCAGGTTATGTAATGGTGGATATTAATAATAATGGTAAAACGGATATTAGTTTTGATAAAACAGGTGATCTTGCTGTAACAAAAGTTAAAGTTAAGTTATTTAAAAAAGTGAATAACACTCTTGTTAAATATCTTGAAGCTGACACTAATGAAAATGGTTACTATAGTTTTAGTGGTATTGATCTTAATACGGATTATGTAGTTGAAGTTGTTCCACCAAGTAATTATGGTGTTATTTCAAATGCTAATCTAAAACCAAGTAAAACTTTAGAAACAATATCTTTTGGTGATATAGGAAGAACTATACAAAATCAGTCTTTCTTATTAGCAGGGAGTTCAAACAGTTCACCGTCAGCAGGTATAGCTAGTAATCAAGCGCTTAATAGTGGTATTGCAGGTAAAACTATTATTGAAGGTACATCACCTGAATTACCAATTGATAATGTATTGATCGGTCTAGTTACTTCAAACGGAACTGAAATCGCTCGTCAATATACCAACAGTAAAGGTGAATATCATTTCTATAACTTACCTTCCGGTAAGTACAGTATTAATGTTGTAACGTCACCGGATGGTTATTCATTAGTGAAAAACAGTAAAGGAACCACTCAACCAATCAATACTTTATCAAATATTGAAATAACCAATACTGGTGTCTCTGGTAATAGTTTCTATTATAAAGAAGCTAGTGTTGACGGTATTCAAGGAAAAATCTATGTTGATTTTGCCGATAATAATACCGATTTTAATAAGTTAAATGCATTTGCCTATTTACTTGATAATAAAGCTGCGTTAACGGTTGAATTACATGAAGGTTTAGATGGTAATGGTAAGCTATTAATGACCCAAAAAACCGTAGATGGTAAGTACCAATTCTCTAACCTGATGTTTGGTAATAGTGCTAACTATTCTGTGGTACTAAAATTAGACACTAATGCCGACTATGAGTTTAAACAAAGTTCAGCAGGTAAAGATGCGAAGCATATCGTTATTCCAGTTGCAAAATTACCAAAAAAAGGTTCGCCGGATAACAATTATCTGCTTGTAGGAAAACAAAAAATCGGTGGTTATGTCTGGGTTGATGAAAATGGCAGCAAAGACAGACAGGATGACGAAGGGCTTAATGGCATCAAAGTGACCCTTAACTACCAGGCACCAGGTACAACGGATTATGTTGAACTTAAAAAAGTTGACACCAAAACGGTGAATGGCAAAAAAGGTAATTATCAGTTTGAAAAATTACCGAAGGGTGGTAACTATCAAATTAAAGTTAGCACACCGGATGGAATGCAATTAATTGCGAACACTGTCATAAAAGACAATAAAGATACCTATGAGTTTCCTTCGTTAGACGGAGATAAGTTAACTAATAGTACAGCGTATAAATACAATGGTACGATAAAAGGTCATGTGAGTATTGATGTCGATAACAGCCAAACGAAAACGGCTGTAGACGGAAACTTAGCAGGACTGAAATTATCGCTGAAAAGTTCGGATGGCAAACTTACCCGAGAAGCTATAACTAACAGCGATGGTAATTTTGCAGTAGATAACTTATCGTTTGGTGATTGGGTTATCACGGCAGACAATTCGCAAAGTGTGACCGGCTACCAATTGAGTTATACCCAAACGGGTAATAAAGCAGTGGCAGTAACGTCAAAAGACTTATCATTAAAGGTTAATCTTTCGAAGCAAAATCCAGCGGTGAATGACGTTGAAATAGGTTATCGCGGCAGTGCAGTTATCAAAGGTTATGTGGTGATCGATGCCAATAACGACGGTAAATATAGTGAAAAAGAAGATATCGCCTTTGGTGCCTTAAGTACGCCAATTACGCCGAAACTGGTGTTAACATCGACGAAATCCGGATTTGTAGAGCAAGCAATTAAGGTTGATGCAAAAACCGGTTTATTTGAGGTAAAAGACTTAAGCCAACATGATTATGTCCTGAAAATTGATGATAAAGCGCTCGAAAGTTCCGGTTATAAACTGGTGTTCAGCCCGAATTCAACAACAGTGACCAATCAGGTGACGTTCAGTGTTAATGGTCCGAAAGATACCCGCTTCTCAGCCGGTGATGTTGCGAAGCAACAAGCATTTGGCTTTAAAGCTGAAAACGCCTTAAAAGGGACAATCTATAAAGATTACTCTGGAAAAGGAACCCATCAGCCTTATCACGTGGGCACGTTATCAGGGGTGAAAGTTGTGGCGACAAACAGCAATGGCTTAACCTTAGAGGTAGAAAGTGACAGTAAGGGTGAATATGAGATAACCAATATAGCAGCAGGTAGCTGGACGATACGTGTAGAAGCACCGAAAAATTCAGGTTATGACTTCAGTTATGTGGCACAGAAAGTGGGGGGCGCCATTACGTCAATTACCGGAAATGGTGCCGTTGTCAACATTGCGCAAGTATCTTCGGCAAACAAAATCACAAAAGTTGATTTTGGTTTGAAAGGACAGGCGAGCATTGAAGGTCAGGTAGTAATAGACGTGAATGCGAATGATGGCGCGGTGATCAATGCACAGGATATCGGAATTGATAAGCTATTTGCTGACTACACGGTAGGATTATATGTAGATAATAATCTGGTGAAAGAGGTTAAAGCGGTCAGTACCGGAAGTACAGAAACGGAGTTAGGTAACTACCGATTTGAGAACTTAGTATCGGGTGTTGATTATCAGGTGAAAGTGAGTCGTCCGGTAACGGATTATGTTAGCAGCTTTATGTTAACCGACAGCAAACACAAAGTAACGGTTGATCAGACTGACAGTGAAATGAGTGAAATTTATCAATTTGCCGGTGCAACGGACAAAGCAACCGGAGTAAGTTTTGCGTGGAAAGGTACCACCAGTATCAAAGGAAAAGTTTACTTAGACGGTGATGATGACGGGATTTATAACGCATCGCATGACAGCAGTGTTAATGCGGCATTAACGGTGAAATTGAGTAATATCAACAATCCGATATTGCAGACAACACAAACCATTGCTGCCGGAGAGATGGCTTATGAAATAACCGGTCTTATTCCTGGTAAATGGCAAATTGAAGTAGAAGGCGTACCGAGCACGTTACGGGCAAGCTTTGATCCGGATGATGCGCACCATGATAGCAAAGGTCAATTGATGTTACCGAAAACGGCAAATATGGCGACAGTAGAAATTACCGGTAACTTAACCGATCAGGACTTTGGTTATATCCATGGCGGTATTATTGAAGGAAAACTGGTAGAAGACCGTGAAGGTAAAGGTCTGTCCAGTCTGTCAGCGTTAACCGGATTGTCGGGTGCAGATGTCTATTTGTTAGACAATACTCAGAAACACCTGATGAACAAAGAGAATAAACCACTATCCTTTATGACAAACAGCGATGGTAAGTTTATGTTCCGTAATCTGGAGATAAATGCCGATTCGAAATACAGTATCCGTTTACTGTTTGGTGAATATCACGATGGTGTGGTTGGCTCAGATAAAACCAATCCATTATACGAAAAAGTGCCATATTTTGAACAATACATCGATAGTAATGGAAAAGTGGTTAAACATGACTTAATTGATCTTGCCACACCACCAGCTTCGATTGTTTATAATGGCTCAGGTGGTATGCAAACATTGCCAATTAAGCTAAATGATGGAAGCAGCACCTTTAGTGCAACAAGTAACGATATCGTACTGGGTTACCGGGCACATAATGCGGATGTAACCGTAATAAAAACGGCACTGAAGGATAATGTCGTGGTGGGTGATATTGTCCCTTATACTATCAAGGTGATTAATAATTCGTCACACAAATCACGCATTAAAATAAAGGATATTTTACCGTCAGGGTTTAAGTTCGTGAAAGGTTCATCGCGTTTAAATGGCAAAAAAGTAGCGGATCCGAAAGGTAGTAAAGCGGTGACGTATGATTCACTGGATTTAACGGCGAACAGTGAAGTGGTGATCAGCTATATGTTAGTTGTGGGCTCGGGTGTTACCCAAGGCGAGTATACCAATACAGCGATGGCACTGAATGCCTTAACAGGAAAAGTGTCGTCGAATATAGCGGAAGCGACGGTAACGGTGACAGCGGATCCACTGTTTGACAATGCATTAATTTTCGGAAAAGTGTATGTAGACCGAAATGGTAATGGTGTACAGGATGAAGGTGAAGAAGGTCTGGGGGGCGTGAAGTTAGTGACCACCCGTGGCGAGATCATCACAACCGATACGCATGGTCGTTACCATATAGTCGGTGTATCGGGAGGCCGTTGGGAGCGAGGAGCAAACTTCGTTATCAAGCTAGACCCACGAAGCTTACCGAAAGCATATAAAGTAAACGGACGTAATCCAAAAGTGGTGAGAGTATCGCCAGGGTTACCAAGTAAAGTTGATTTTGGTGTTACCGAAGTAAATCAGTAA